In Sphingobacterium sp. SRCM116780, the genomic stretch AAATATGACTGCAGCTCAATTGGCTTTAGCTTGGTTATTACATCAAGGTGATGATGTTATCCCTATACCAGGTACAAGGAGCGAAAAAAGGTTAATAGAAAATGCAGGAGCTATAGATTTCAAATTAAACGAACAAGAATTAAAGGAAATTGAAGATATCCTCAAAAAATACCCTCATATTGGAGAACGCTACACAGAAGCACAATATGGATTAGTCAACAATTAAATCAAAAAAGCACCATATTGGTGCTTTTTTGATTTAACAATAAGTACATGATCCAAATAAGATTATACTCATCCTATTTTAACAATTTTACCTCATACAGATCCTTTCTACGATCTTTCATTACTTTCACAGTCCCATACTCATGCAAATCTCGAAGTGCATACAAATCCACATCTGCAATTAACACCATTTCAGTATTTGGTGTCGCTTCCGCTTTAATTGCGTTGTTTGGAAAGGCAAAATCTGAGGGTGTAAAAACAGCAGACTGCGAATATTGAATATCCATATTATTTACCCGAGGTAAATTGCCAACTGAACCTGCAATGGCCACATAACATTCATTTTCAATGGCACGTGCTTGCGCACAAGTTCTCACTCGAATGTAGCCATTTTGTGTATCCGTCATAAACGGTACAAATAGAATTTGCATACCTTGATCTGCTAATATTCGACTCAACTCTGGAAATTCAACATCATAACAGATCAATAAACCAACCTTGCCACAATCGGTATCAAATACTTTAACCTCACTTCCACCGATCATACCGTAATATTTAGATTCATTAGGTGTAATATGTATTTTTTTAAACGAATCTAATTTCCCGTTTCTATGACATAAATAAGATATATTATACAATTTTTTATGCTCCATAATCGGCATTGATCCAGCAATAATATTGACATTATAAGAAACAGCCAATTGCTGAATCTTATCGATAATCTCCGCGGTTTTCTCCGCTAGTTTTTCCATCGCCAACCGTTCAGGAAGCTCATTGTATGGGCTCATTAAAGGTGAATTGAAAAACTCGGGGAACATAATAAAATCTGTTCCATAATCACTCACCGTATCAACAAAGAATTCAATCTGGTCATAGAAAGCTTCGATATTATCAAACAAGCGCAT encodes the following:
- a CDS encoding carbon-nitrogen hydrolase family protein produces the protein MDIQVRNLTKKDYVDLRRSMTEAYQGTGGEVWTRENIVDLIDLFPEGQLCVEIDGHVVACALSIILNSKKNNIYDSYYEIIDNGKFSKHNDDGDTLYGIEVFVHPDHRALRLGRRLYDSRKELCEQMNLKSIVAGGRIPNYHNYSDKMSPRTYIEKVKRKEIYDPTLTFQLSNDFHVKKILKHYLPEDSESMEFATLLEWNNIYYESETRSISTTKQTIRLGLVQWQMRLFDNIEAFYDQIEFFVDTVSDYGTDFIMFPEFFNSPLMSPYNELPERLAMEKLAEKTAEIIDKIQQLAVSYNVNIIAGSMPIMEHKKLYNISYLCHRNGKLDSFKKIHITPNESKYYGMIGGSEVKVFDTDCGKVGLLICYDVEFPELSRILADQGMQILFVPFMTDTQNGYIRVRTCAQARAIENECYVAIAGSVGNLPRVNNMDIQYSQSAVFTPSDFAFPNNAIKAEATPNTEMVLIADVDLYALRDLHEYGTVKVMKDRRKDLYEVKLLK